The DNA sequence CGCGAGCTCCTCCGCGTCCCGGACGCCGACATCCGGTTCCGGCGGGGCGATGTCCCGACCCTATGGGCAGAGATCGCAGAGAGCGCCGGTGGCCGCGACGTCTGGCTCGTCGGCGGCGGCGACCTCGTCGGCCAGTTCGACGACGCGGGACTGCTCGACGAGGTCCGCGTGTCGATCGCGCCCGCTACGCTCCCGTCCGGGCGTCCGCTCCTCCCCCGGCGCATCGGGCCGGACCGTCTCCGCCTGACGTCGGCGAGGCAGGCGGGACAGTTCGCCGAACTCACGTATTGCGTGGCCCGCGAGGTCAGCTGAGCCGGTATCGATGTTCGGGCCGGCCGGTCGCACCGTAGCGCAGGCCCACCTCCACCGCACCCCGCGCCGCGAGGTTCGCGAGGTGCCGCTGGGCGGTGGCGCGGGAGACGCCGATCCGCTCGGCGATCGCGGTCGCCGATGCCTCCCCGTCGCGCAGATGTTCCAGGATCACGCGTTCGGTCGCCGTCTGTGACGCGGTCGCCGGCACTGCATCCCGCCCGTGCAGAGCGCGCTGGGCGCGCTCGATCGTCTCCTGGTCCACGTCGCCGGCGGTCAGCAGATTGCGATAGCGGCGGTATCCATCCAGGCGATCGCGCAGGAGGCGAGGGTCGAACGGCTTCCGCAGGTAGCCGAGCGCTCCCGCGCGTAGGGCCCGGCGCACGGTGTCCGCGTCGGAGGCGGCGCTGATCACGAGCGCGTCGACGTCGATCTCCGAGACGAAGGCGATGCCGTCTCCGTCAGGCAGGTAGACGTCGCACAGGACGAGATCCGGATGCCGGTCCCGCACCGCCGCACGCGCCTCGCGCACGCCGCGCACCGGCTCGAGCGCTTCGAATCCCGCCTGATCGGCGACGGCATCGCGGTGCAGACCACCCACCCGGAAGTCATCGTCGACGATCAGTACACGCAGATCCGGTGTCATTCGTCCTCCACGTCGCTCGTCGTGCGTACCTTCATCGTTCGTGGGAGCCGGGCGCTGAAGACGGCACCGCTGCCGGTTCCGCCGGCATCCACGAGTCGGACGTCACCGCCGAGGCGATCGGCGATCTCGCGCACGAGCGGCAGACCGATCCCC is a window from the Microbacterium lacus genome containing:
- a CDS encoding dihydrofolate reductase family protein — its product is MPRVIFHTATTLNGFLADEDDSLDWLFAVDGAAEAEAAFSAFLAGIGALVMGSTTYEWLLDHEDLAVHPERWPYPELPAFVLSSRELLRVPDADIRFRRGDVPTLWAEIAESAGGRDVWLVGGGDLVGQFDDAGLLDEVRVSIAPATLPSGRPLLPRRIGPDRLRLTSARQAGQFAELTYCVAREVS
- a CDS encoding response regulator produces the protein MTPDLRVLIVDDDFRVGGLHRDAVADQAGFEALEPVRGVREARAAVRDRHPDLVLCDVYLPDGDGIAFVSEIDVDALVISAASDADTVRRALRAGALGYLRKPFDPRLLRDRLDGYRRYRNLLTAGDVDQETIERAQRALHGRDAVPATASQTATERVILEHLRDGEASATAIAERIGVSRATAQRHLANLAARGAVEVGLRYGATGRPEHRYRLS